A single Roseinatronobacter monicus DNA region contains:
- a CDS encoding transglutaminase-like domain-containing protein has protein sequence MQFDIDVFIDFDLTQGDAALLMIEAARKGGQHIVHSRLDIENAELRKMGAEGSLDQRVWAITKDNRLQARYRASVEVDRAITAIEDLPTTPLDALPNEALAYLRPSRYCPSDLFQSFVSRKFPDLNGGALILAIRDWVQGALAYVPGSSNSSTSAMETFMSREGVCRDYAHLVCALARASGIPARYVSGYGPDVTPPDFHAVAEVWLGGGWHLVDATAMSTPDTMVVIGAGRDCADVAFMETGNEAQFRELNIRVTRR, from the coding sequence ATGCAGTTCGATATCGACGTTTTCATAGACTTTGATCTGACGCAGGGCGATGCGGCATTGCTTATGATCGAAGCTGCGCGCAAAGGCGGCCAGCATATCGTGCACAGCAGGCTGGATATCGAGAATGCGGAACTGCGCAAAATGGGCGCAGAGGGCAGTCTGGATCAGCGCGTCTGGGCGATCACCAAGGACAACCGCCTTCAGGCGCGCTACCGTGCAAGTGTCGAGGTTGACCGCGCAATCACCGCGATTGAGGATTTGCCGACAACACCACTGGATGCCTTGCCGAACGAGGCTTTGGCCTATTTGCGACCATCGCGGTATTGCCCCTCGGACCTGTTCCAGTCGTTTGTGTCGCGCAAATTCCCCGATCTGAACGGGGGGGCGCTGATTCTGGCGATCCGCGACTGGGTACAGGGTGCGCTGGCCTATGTGCCCGGCAGCTCCAACTCGAGCACAAGCGCGATGGAGACATTCATGTCCCGCGAAGGGGTCTGCCGCGACTATGCGCATCTGGTCTGCGCCCTTGCGCGCGCCTCTGGCATTCCGGCGCGCTATGTCTCTGGCTATGGCCCTGATGTAACGCCGCCCGATTTTCATGCTGTCGCAGAAGTGTGGCTGGGCGGGGGCTGGCATCTGGTGGATGCAACGGCGATGAGCACACCTGACACGATGGTCGTCATTGGCGCAGGCCGTGATTGCGCGGACGTCGCCTTTATGGAAACCGGGAACGAAGCGCAGTTTCGCGAGTTAAACATACGCGTTACGCGCCGATAG
- the cynS gene encoding cyanase has product MKDLMTAAEMLTKEDVTALILAAKKRKGMKWEEIAESIGFSPVFTHSACMGMNSFPADKAAALVALLDLPSEAQEVLEEYPTKIWEQAVPTDPCIYRLYEIVGVYGPTMKALIQEEFGNGIMSAIDFDMVISRVPHPKGDRVKVEMTGKYLAYANW; this is encoded by the coding sequence ATGAAAGACCTGATGACCGCCGCAGAGATGCTGACCAAAGAGGATGTGACCGCCCTGATCCTTGCTGCGAAAAAGCGCAAGGGCATGAAATGGGAAGAGATTGCAGAAAGCATCGGCTTCTCGCCTGTGTTCACGCATTCGGCCTGCATGGGCATGAATTCCTTTCCCGCAGACAAGGCCGCCGCCTTGGTCGCCCTGCTTGACCTGCCTTCTGAGGCCCAAGAGGTGCTGGAGGAGTACCCGACCAAGATCTGGGAACAGGCCGTTCCGACCGATCCCTGCATTTACCGGCTTTATGAAATCGTCGGCGTCTATGGCCCCACGATGAAAGCGCTCATTCAGGAAGAGTTCGGCAATGGCATCATGTCGGCGATTGATTTCGATATGGTCATCAGCCGTGTCCCGCACCCCAAAGGCGACCGGGTCAAGGTCGAGATGACCGGCAAATATCTGGCCTATGCCAATTGGTGA
- a CDS encoding CmpA/NrtA family ABC transporter substrate-binding protein: MSNKSLGNPFSHKTDLRHGAGCGCETCSSDARAKIAAPMTSEALLERAVESAVVRSVFGHNDISRRSMMGMLGGGAFAAALASVFPMDQAKALILDELGPPEKPDLKVGFVAITCATPIIMAEPMGFYDRYGLNVEVVKTAGWAVARDMSLSGQYDASHMLTPMPLAMTLGAGSSATPYIMPAVENINGQAIVLSNEHLDKRDPQQWKGMTFGVPFEYSMHNFLLRYYVAEHGLDPDQDIQIRVVPPPEMVANLRAGNLDGYLSPDPFNQRAVWEGIGFIHMLTKDIWEGHPCCAFAAPRRFAVEMPNTYGALLRSIIDATQYASNPDNRKEISETIAPANYLNQPVPVIEQVLTGTFADGLGNVQRVPDRIDFDPFPWQSMGVWILTQMKRWGYINGDIDYKAIAEQVYLASDARKVMTDLGYDAPDVNYKSHTIMGKTFDPDQPEAYVDSFAIRRG; encoded by the coding sequence ATGTCAAACAAGAGCCTTGGAAACCCGTTTTCCCACAAGACAGACCTGCGCCACGGTGCGGGCTGCGGCTGTGAAACCTGTTCCAGCGATGCACGCGCCAAAATCGCCGCCCCCATGACCTCAGAGGCGCTGCTGGAGCGCGCGGTTGAAAGCGCAGTTGTGCGGTCGGTCTTCGGTCATAATGATATCAGCCGCCGGTCCATGATGGGTATGTTGGGCGGCGGCGCTTTCGCGGCAGCACTTGCATCCGTCTTTCCGATGGATCAGGCCAAGGCGCTGATACTTGACGAACTCGGCCCCCCGGAAAAGCCTGATCTAAAAGTGGGCTTCGTCGCCATCACCTGCGCGACCCCAATCATCATGGCCGAGCCAATGGGCTTTTATGACCGCTATGGCCTGAATGTCGAAGTCGTCAAAACCGCAGGCTGGGCCGTGGCGCGCGACATGTCGCTGTCAGGCCAGTATGACGCCAGCCATATGCTGACCCCCATGCCGCTGGCGATGACGCTGGGCGCAGGGTCATCGGCGACACCATACATCATGCCCGCTGTTGAGAATATCAACGGTCAGGCGATTGTGCTGTCGAACGAGCATCTGGACAAGCGCGATCCACAGCAATGGAAAGGCATGACCTTTGGCGTGCCGTTTGAATATTCCATGCACAACTTCTTGCTGCGCTATTACGTGGCCGAACACGGGCTGGACCCCGATCAGGACATCCAGATCCGCGTTGTGCCGCCGCCTGAAATGGTCGCCAACCTGCGCGCGGGCAATCTGGACGGCTATCTGTCGCCCGACCCGTTCAACCAGCGCGCCGTGTGGGAAGGGATCGGGTTCATTCACATGCTGACCAAGGATATCTGGGAAGGGCACCCGTGCTGCGCCTTTGCCGCCCCCCGCCGCTTTGCCGTGGAAATGCCCAACACTTATGGCGCGCTTTTGCGGTCGATCATTGATGCGACGCAATACGCCTCGAACCCTGACAATCGCAAGGAAATCTCGGAAACGATTGCGCCTGCAAATTACCTTAATCAGCCTGTGCCAGTGATCGAGCAGGTTCTAACCGGCACCTTTGCCGATGGTCTGGGCAATGTGCAACGCGTGCCGGACCGGATCGATTTCGATCCATTCCCATGGCAGTCGATGGGGGTCTGGATTCTGACGCAAATGAAGCGTTGGGGCTATATCAACGGCGATATCGACTACAAGGCGATTGCCGAGCAGGTCTATCTGGCCTCGGACGCGCGCAAGGTGATGACCGATCTGGGCTATGATGCGCCCGATGTGAATTACAAATCACACACCATCATGGGCAAGACCTTCGATCCCGACCAGCCCGAAGCCTATGTCGACAGCTTTGCGATTCGGCGGGGATAA
- a CDS encoding ABC transporter substrate-binding protein has product MSQFDISRRHLMAMGLGGIGATAFGARGLLAQQSQVALQLSWLHSVQFAGSYIADERGFWADRGLSVRLDAGGPNAPVEPPVVTGTALVGISAADYTAAAVQQGAPFRIIGVAMQNNPFAIASLPDNPVNTPKDLEGKRIGMPLANMPVLRTLATLNDVDIDAIEVIPTQYDAAPLVAGEVDCLLCWSTDLPVAMFVRDIDSVTMLMADFGYTLHSQTYIATEDSIANRRDELVALMAGEVAGWNAYRDDLDAATDLTLARFPDAGLDRPTQIEQARRQVPLMFSDLTDAEGFGWFTEDTVARNIETLALLDMPVEPALWDRSILEEVHG; this is encoded by the coding sequence ATGAGCCAGTTTGACATTTCACGCAGGCATTTGATGGCCATGGGCCTTGGCGGCATCGGGGCCACTGCATTTGGGGCACGTGGCCTGCTGGCCCAGCAAAGTCAGGTTGCCTTGCAACTGTCATGGCTGCATTCCGTCCAATTCGCAGGCAGTTACATCGCCGATGAGCGCGGGTTCTGGGCGGATCGCGGCCTGTCCGTGCGGCTGGATGCAGGCGGCCCGAATGCACCAGTGGAACCGCCCGTTGTGACCGGAACAGCGCTTGTGGGCATCTCTGCTGCCGATTACACAGCCGCCGCTGTTCAACAGGGCGCGCCTTTCCGCATTATCGGGGTGGCGATGCAAAATAACCCCTTCGCCATCGCTTCGCTGCCCGACAACCCCGTGAACACGCCCAAAGACCTGGAGGGCAAGCGCATCGGTATGCCCTTGGCCAATATGCCGGTGCTGCGCACGCTGGCTACGCTGAACGATGTCGATATTGACGCGATAGAAGTGATCCCGACCCAATATGACGCAGCCCCCCTTGTCGCAGGCGAGGTGGATTGCCTGTTGTGCTGGTCGACCGATCTGCCGGTTGCGATGTTTGTGCGCGACATTGACAGCGTAACCATGCTGATGGCAGATTTCGGCTATACGCTGCATTCGCAGACCTATATCGCCACCGAAGACAGCATTGCCAACCGCCGGGACGAGCTGGTCGCGCTGATGGCGGGCGAGGTTGCGGGCTGGAACGCCTATCGGGACGATCTGGATGCCGCAACCGACCTGACCCTTGCGCGCTTTCCCGATGCAGGGCTGGACCGGCCCACGCAGATCGAACAGGCCCGCCGTCAGGTGCCGCTGATGTTCTCTGATCTGACCGATGCCGAAGGGTTTGGCTGGTTCACCGAGGACACTGTCGCCCGCAATATCGAGACATTGGCCCTGCTGGACATGCCGGTCGAGCCTGCCTTGTGGGACCGCTCCATCCTTGAAGAGGTTCACGGCTAG
- a CDS encoding lipocalin-like domain-containing protein produces the protein MSRPRLLAASIAALAAVLVTGVLLVQRAQQSDALSASTNAQVDWLGEVANMAQGGFERPTTTLPVTFPQDHAVHPATPSELWQVSAHLTGPEGAQINVQFSLTRIGLVPPDTREGDSIWELRDLYRAHLITTDSTGAHSIAEERFGRGLAGLAGFDDAAQELHFDNWTIAFPDDSQTGIWQFRATAGDVSIALDLTPEKPPLRVNADDTPFQGYAFSRLGVTGTLSTQGNADSVAGHAWFDHAWGELPLPGAGPVISDRLLLQLDTGHDVSVVVSQRRDGRGTPSVDAFVIDRDGGISPLGGDVAQVEFPRMWQGAHVQWPVAWSIRLDDVLTLEVSAVNDAREHSFTPALWSGLVQAEGSFDGQPVRGTGILQLSGDRP, from the coding sequence ATGTCACGACCGCGCCTATTGGCCGCAAGCATTGCCGCACTGGCAGCGGTTCTGGTGACAGGCGTGTTGCTTGTGCAGCGGGCGCAGCAGTCAGACGCGCTGTCAGCCAGCACAAATGCACAGGTTGATTGGCTGGGCGAAGTTGCCAATATGGCGCAAGGCGGGTTCGAGCGGCCCACCACGACACTGCCGGTTACTTTCCCCCAAGATCATGCGGTCCACCCTGCCACGCCGTCCGAACTGTGGCAGGTGTCGGCGCATCTGACAGGGCCGGAGGGCGCGCAGATCAACGTACAGTTTTCGCTGACGCGCATCGGGTTGGTGCCGCCTGATACCCGCGAGGGGGACTCTATCTGGGAGTTGCGCGACCTCTATCGTGCGCATCTTATCACCACCGACAGCACCGGGGCGCATAGTATCGCCGAGGAACGCTTTGGCAGGGGCCTTGCTGGTTTGGCGGGGTTTGACGACGCCGCACAGGAATTGCATTTCGACAATTGGACGATTGCCTTTCCGGATGACAGCCAGACCGGTATCTGGCAGTTCCGCGCGACTGCTGGCGATGTCAGCATCGCGCTTGATCTGACGCCCGAGAAACCGCCCCTGCGCGTGAATGCAGACGACACGCCGTTTCAGGGATATGCGTTTTCCCGGCTAGGCGTCACTGGCACGCTCAGTACACAGGGCAACGCAGACAGCGTCGCAGGTCATGCGTGGTTCGATCATGCTTGGGGCGAGTTGCCCTTGCCCGGTGCCGGGCCTGTCATCTCGGACAGGTTGCTTTTGCAACTGGACACGGGCCATGATGTGTCCGTAGTTGTATCGCAGCGCCGTGACGGGCGCGGAACGCCGAGCGTGGATGCTTTCGTGATTGATCGCGATGGGGGAATCAGCCCGCTTGGCGGCGACGTGGCGCAGGTAGAGTTCCCCCGCATGTGGCAAGGTGCGCATGTCCAATGGCCTGTTGCATGGTCGATCCGGCTTGATGACGTGCTGACACTGGAGGTCAGCGCCGTGAATGACGCGCGGGAACACAGCTTCACGCCTGCGCTCTGGTCTGGTCTGGTGCAGGCCGAGGGCAGCTTTGACGGGCAGCCTGTGCGGGGCACGGGCATATTGCAACTATCAGGAGACAGGCCATGA
- a CDS encoding ABC transporter ATP-binding protein, whose protein sequence is MSNNFLSIERLTQTFPDGSGGKMTVFENASFGIDKGEFVCILGHSGCGKSTIMNVLAGLSDPSSGVVKMDGVAVSGPSLDRGVVFQNYSLLPWLSALKNVTFGVKARYRDWSRDKVLEHATKYLAMVGLEGDVIHRKPSQLSGGMRQRVSIARAFANQPKLLLLDEPFGALDALTRGTIQEELLKVWSKTEQTVFMITHDIDEAILLADRILLMTNGPFARVAESVEITIPRPRTRTEIVTHPNYYAIRNHLVQFLGKRSKELAGQRSAGESQSPETVRIDMTEGTADPDPKQKPTHLQAVNG, encoded by the coding sequence ATGAGCAATAACTTCCTGAGTATCGAACGCCTGACCCAAACGTTCCCCGATGGTTCTGGCGGCAAAATGACCGTGTTCGAAAATGCCAGTTTCGGCATTGATAAGGGCGAATTCGTCTGCATCCTTGGCCATTCGGGCTGCGGCAAATCCACTATCATGAATGTGCTGGCGGGCCTGTCGGACCCCAGCTCTGGCGTGGTCAAGATGGACGGGGTTGCCGTGTCGGGGCCAAGTCTGGACCGGGGCGTCGTGTTTCAGAACTACTCGCTGCTGCCGTGGCTGTCGGCGCTGAAGAATGTGACGTTCGGGGTCAAGGCCCGCTACCGCGACTGGTCGCGCGACAAGGTGCTGGAGCATGCAACCAAGTATCTGGCGATGGTCGGGCTGGAAGGCGATGTTATTCACCGCAAGCCCAGCCAGTTGTCGGGCGGGATGCGCCAGCGTGTGTCGATTGCGCGGGCCTTTGCAAACCAGCCGAAACTGCTGCTGCTGGATGAACCCTTCGGGGCGCTGGATGCGCTGACACGCGGCACCATTCAGGAAGAATTGCTGAAAGTCTGGAGCAAGACCGAACAGACCGTGTTCATGATTACCCATGACATTGACGAAGCGATCCTGCTGGCAGACCGCATCCTGCTGATGACAAACGGTCCCTTCGCCCGCGTCGCGGAATCGGTCGAGATCACGATCCCCCGGCCCCGAACCCGCACGGAAATCGTCACGCATCCCAACTACTATGCCATTCGCAACCATCTGGTGCAGTTCCTTGGCAAACGCTCCAAAGAACTGGCGGGCCAGCGCTCCGCAGGCGAAAGCCAAAGCCCGGAGACAGTGCGCATAGATATGACCGAAGGCACGGCAGACCCGGACCCCAAACAAAAGCCCACACATCTGCAAGCCGTAAACGGCTGA
- a CDS encoding sigma 54-interacting transcriptional regulator, translating into MTHDPLMPDSLLEAIPHAALVLDTAQDQVVAANQLAKRLLAQDDAEGFRFAPHIAGNFGGFLVFLDELAHRGRVWRRDIPLQDKNRHPLSCELRGTPIGHAQTLVMLTLIDLNELSRHDQIAEAGDVQRLGLLEWQRAQAFFSELERQNQLILNAAGEGIYGVNADGKTTFVNRAAREMLGWSAEDLLGRDIHSMIHHHHLNGEHYPAHDCPIYQSFRYEQVNRIEDEVFWRKDGKPIRVEYVSTPIYDQNVLAGAVVIFRDITERKENESKLHSAMEEVQALRERLEQENAYLQETIASERAHHDIIGRSPAVLQLLSKIDLVAGTDASVLILGEAGTGKALVASAIHKGSARRRRSLIHFKCSAVTSDAIEAELFGQIRGAFPGALRDKPGVLELAHNGTLFLDDVDELPLNLQGRLLHALQEHSVTRLGDTRARDIDLRVIAASRRNLEVLARKGAFREELLMFLNVFPINCLPLRDRREDLPALAAHFLTLSCQRLNIRPPIISKLSMEKLIAYDWPGNVRELQNVIDRGSIISTGGKLQIDLGLTTPQSSAGDVAVLSEADMAAAQRNNLVAALRRTNGKVAGDDGAAQLLGIQPTTLYSRIKKLRIAAEEWH; encoded by the coding sequence ATGACCCATGACCCCCTCATGCCCGATTCCCTGCTCGAAGCCATCCCACATGCCGCCCTTGTTCTGGATACGGCACAAGATCAGGTTGTGGCGGCAAACCAGCTTGCAAAACGGCTTTTGGCGCAGGACGATGCGGAGGGTTTTCGCTTTGCGCCCCATATCGCGGGCAATTTCGGCGGGTTTTTGGTGTTCTTGGATGAGTTGGCGCATCGGGGGCGTGTGTGGCGGCGCGATATTCCGCTACAGGACAAAAATCGCCACCCCCTAAGCTGCGAGTTGCGCGGCACGCCCATTGGCCATGCGCAAACCCTTGTGATGCTGACGCTGATTGACCTGAATGAGTTGTCGCGCCACGACCAGATCGCCGAGGCCGGCGATGTGCAGCGCCTTGGACTGTTGGAATGGCAGCGCGCGCAGGCGTTCTTCAGCGAGTTGGAACGCCAGAACCAGTTGATCCTGAACGCAGCAGGCGAAGGAATTTATGGCGTCAACGCCGATGGCAAGACAACCTTCGTAAACCGGGCCGCGCGCGAAATGCTGGGGTGGAGTGCCGAAGACCTGTTGGGCCGCGATATCCATTCGATGATTCACCACCATCACCTGAATGGCGAGCACTATCCGGCGCATGATTGCCCGATATACCAGTCGTTCCGCTATGAGCAGGTGAACCGCATTGAGGATGAGGTGTTCTGGCGCAAGGATGGCAAACCGATCCGCGTCGAATATGTCTCGACCCCGATCTATGACCAGAATGTGCTGGCAGGGGCCGTGGTCATTTTCCGCGACATAACCGAGCGCAAGGAAAACGAAAGCAAACTGCATAGCGCGATGGAAGAAGTGCAGGCCCTGCGCGAACGGCTGGAGCAAGAAAACGCCTATCTGCAAGAAACCATCGCGTCCGAGCGCGCGCATCATGACATCATAGGCCGCTCTCCTGCGGTGTTGCAGCTTCTGAGCAAGATTGATCTTGTGGCGGGCACCGATGCATCCGTCCTGATCTTGGGCGAGGCGGGCACCGGCAAGGCACTTGTTGCTTCCGCCATACACAAAGGCAGCGCGCGTCGACGCCGCTCGCTTATTCATTTCAAGTGCAGCGCGGTCACATCAGATGCGATCGAGGCAGAGTTGTTCGGCCAGATCCGTGGTGCCTTTCCGGGCGCATTGCGTGACAAGCCGGGGGTGCTGGAGCTGGCGCATAACGGCACGCTGTTTCTGGATGATGTGGATGAATTGCCGCTGAACCTGCAAGGGCGGCTGTTGCATGCGTTGCAAGAACACAGTGTCACGCGGCTGGGCGATACCCGTGCGCGCGACATTGACCTGCGGGTCATCGCTGCGAGTCGCCGGAATCTGGAAGTGCTGGCGCGCAAGGGCGCGTTCCGCGAAGAACTGCTCATGTTCCTGAATGTCTTTCCCATCAACTGCCTGCCGCTGCGGGATCGGCGCGAGGATCTTCCGGCACTTGCGGCGCATTTCCTGACACTGTCATGCCAGCGGCTGAACATCAGGCCGCCCATCATCTCGAAACTGTCCATGGAAAAGCTGATCGCTTATGACTGGCCGGGAAATGTGCGCGAGCTGCAAAATGTCATTGATCGCGGCAGCATCATTTCAACGGGTGGCAAATTGCAGATTGATCTGGGGCTGACAACACCCCAAAGCAGCGCGGGTGACGTGGCGGTTTTGTCCGAGGCCGACATGGCAGCAGCGCAGCGCAACAATCTGGTCGCAGCCCTGCGGCGCACAAATGGCAAAGTGGCGGGCGACGATGGCGCGGCACAATTGCTGGGCATACAGCCGACAACCCTGTATTCACGCATCAAAAAACTGCGGATCGCCGCCGAGGAGTGGCACTGA
- a CDS encoding ABC transporter ATP-binding protein codes for MEHTGPDIRCADVAKTFGGGTTSLEAVAPLTLDFAAGQMTALVGPSGCGKSTLLRMIAGLEVPSAGQITLGGQSPQDMQRQGALAMAFQDASLLPWRSVRGNIALARKLARMSPDAAAVEDMIARVGLSGFEDARPAELSGGMRQRVAIARCLITQPRVLLLDEPFGAVDELTRTRLNLELPPLWQASGTTALMVTHSVREAVALADRVLVFSSRPARVVGDIMIPPEARGDKARQLALTEQVNAALAQGWADDSAQAHPWAAQ; via the coding sequence ATGGAACACACTGGCCCAGATATCCGCTGCGCGGACGTCGCTAAAACCTTTGGCGGCGGCACAACCTCGCTGGAAGCGGTGGCGCCGCTTACACTGGATTTTGCCGCCGGGCAGATGACCGCACTGGTCGGGCCGTCGGGCTGTGGCAAATCAACCCTGCTGCGCATGATCGCAGGGCTGGAGGTGCCGAGCGCGGGCCAAATCACTTTGGGCGGGCAGTCGCCGCAAGACATGCAGCGGCAGGGCGCACTGGCGATGGCGTTTCAGGATGCCTCGCTTCTGCCGTGGCGGTCGGTGCGCGGGAATATCGCCTTGGCGCGCAAACTCGCACGCATGTCGCCCGATGCGGCTGCGGTCGAAGACATGATCGCACGCGTTGGCCTGTCGGGGTTCGAGGATGCGCGGCCCGCTGAATTGTCCGGCGGTATGCGCCAGCGCGTGGCCATCGCGCGATGCCTGATCACGCAACCACGTGTGTTGCTGCTGGATGAACCCTTTGGCGCAGTGGATGAATTGACCCGCACGCGCCTTAATCTGGAACTGCCGCCCCTGTGGCAAGCCAGCGGCACCACGGCGCTGATGGTCACGCATTCGGTGCGCGAAGCCGTTGCATTGGCAGACCGCGTGCTGGTCTTTTCCAGCCGCCCCGCGCGGGTTGTGGGGGATATCATGATCCCGCCAGAGGCGCGCGGCGACAAGGCCCGCCAACTGGCCCTGACCGAGCAGGTGAATGCCGCCCTTGCCCAAGGTTGGGCAGATGACAGCGCGCAGGCGCACCCTTGGGCCGCGCAATGA
- a CDS encoding c-type cytochrome yields MSRKPLVYAASAVVAASVVAAIWVGAGLPVPFSDDPDRFRSPTGRVAATPQRAGDPEAGYAALVNEPYVGCGMPYSAYRRVAPETDPATLLPGRTGRNAELPYFLTAHVNDDGVEVISNNCLVCHAGRIGDEVVVGMGDAFADFTADPRQLVTQVGRYVQGPDESAAWQLWADRIEGIAPYTQTNTIGMNPATNLSWALMAHRDPRDMSWSDTPLIDPPPTTPVPLRTPPWWWVGKKNAMFYTTIGRGDHAQYMLFASLLCADSVDELQEIDSYAPDIRAFLEDLTPPEYPYPVDAELAAQGQELFMTECASCHGTYGETPSYPNRVVPLDEIGTDPLYAQTMTDGSLDRFYDWVAQSPHGGTVRAAPAEGYIAPPLDGIWAAAPYLHNGSVPNLMAVLDSRLRPSYWRHVTPQEYDPDVVGWRSEVLESGKDAAPSGPERARIYDTTLPGYGNAGHTFSDRLTDAQRQALLEYLKTL; encoded by the coding sequence ATGAGCCGTAAACCCCTTGTCTATGCCGCATCTGCGGTGGTTGCGGCCAGTGTTGTTGCGGCGATATGGGTGGGCGCTGGCCTGCCGGTTCCCTTCAGTGATGACCCGGATCGCTTCCGCTCGCCTACAGGCCGGGTTGCCGCAACCCCCCAGCGCGCGGGCGACCCAGAGGCGGGCTATGCAGCGTTGGTCAATGAACCGTATGTCGGTTGCGGGATGCCCTATTCGGCCTATCGCCGTGTCGCCCCGGAAACCGACCCCGCCACCCTGTTGCCCGGACGAACCGGGCGCAATGCGGAACTGCCCTATTTCCTGACCGCGCATGTCAATGATGATGGGGTCGAGGTGATCTCAAACAACTGTCTGGTGTGCCATGCCGGGCGCATTGGCGATGAGGTGGTCGTGGGGATGGGCGACGCGTTCGCAGATTTCACCGCCGACCCCCGCCAATTGGTTACGCAGGTCGGGCGCTATGTGCAGGGGCCGGACGAGAGTGCAGCTTGGCAGCTTTGGGCGGACCGGATTGAGGGGATTGCCCCTTATACGCAGACCAACACAATCGGCATGAACCCGGCCACGAATCTAAGCTGGGCCTTGATGGCGCATCGTGATCCGCGCGACATGAGTTGGTCAGACACGCCCCTGATCGACCCGCCGCCAACCACACCGGTGCCCCTGCGCACGCCGCCCTGGTGGTGGGTGGGCAAGAAAAACGCCATGTTCTACACCACGATCGGGCGCGGGGATCATGCGCAATACATGCTGTTTGCGTCATTGCTCTGTGCGGATAGTGTGGACGAGTTGCAGGAAATTGACAGCTACGCCCCTGATATCCGTGCCTTCCTCGAAGACCTGACGCCGCCTGAATACCCTTATCCGGTCGATGCTGAACTGGCCGCGCAGGGGCAAGAGCTGTTCATGACCGAATGCGCCAGTTGTCACGGCACCTATGGCGAAACGCCCAGCTATCCCAACCGCGTTGTGCCGCTGGATGAAATCGGCACAGACCCGCTTTATGCGCAGACCATGACCGATGGCAGTCTGGACCGGTTTTATGACTGGGTCGCGCAGTCACCCCATGGCGGCACTGTGCGCGCGGCCCCTGCCGAAGGGTATATCGCGCCCCCGCTGGACGGAATCTGGGCCGCCGCCCCTTATCTGCATAACGGGTCGGTTCCAAATCTTATGGCCGTGCTCGACAGCCGTTTGCGCCCAAGCTACTGGCGCCATGTCACCCCGCAAGAATATGATCCCGACGTGGTGGGCTGGCGCAGTGAAGTGCTGGAGAGCGGCAAGGACGCTGCCCCGTCGGGACCAGAGCGGGCCAGAATCTATGACACAACACTGCCCGGTTACGGCAATGCAGGGCATACATTCAGCGACAGGCTGACAGACGCGCAACGACAAGCGCTGTTGGAATACCTCAAGACGCTCTAG
- the ntrB gene encoding nitrate ABC transporter permease has translation MQSLSINKRAAILSVVLLIVLLGAWEISITRQVLGEALTEYEILMGLGQQRSAIPPPSDVMVKAWEQLSNPFYDAGPNDKGIGIQLAYSISRVLSGFGLAVLVAIPLGFLIGMSPVAYKALNPFIQVLRPISPLAWMPLALFIIQDANSSAIFVIFICSIWPMLLNTAFGVAGVRSDWVNVARTHELGSLRTALTVILPAAAPTILTGMRISIGIAWLVIVAAEMLVGGTGIGYYVWNEWNNLDLTSVIFSILMIGVVGMLLDAFFATLQRAVTYAE, from the coding sequence ATGCAAAGCCTGTCCATAAACAAACGCGCCGCAATTCTGTCAGTCGTGTTGCTGATTGTCCTTCTTGGCGCATGGGAAATCTCAATCACGCGCCAGGTGTTGGGTGAGGCGCTGACCGAATATGAAATCCTGATGGGGCTGGGGCAGCAACGCTCTGCTATCCCTCCGCCCAGCGATGTGATGGTCAAAGCATGGGAGCAGTTGAGCAACCCCTTCTACGATGCGGGCCCCAACGACAAAGGCATTGGAATCCAGCTTGCCTACTCCATCTCTCGCGTGCTGTCTGGCTTCGGGCTGGCCGTCCTTGTGGCCATTCCACTGGGCTTTCTGATCGGAATGTCGCCCGTGGCCTACAAGGCGCTCAACCCGTTTATTCAGGTTCTGCGCCCGATATCGCCTCTGGCATGGATGCCGCTTGCGCTGTTCATTATTCAGGATGCAAACTCCAGCGCGATCTTTGTCATCTTCATTTGTTCGATCTGGCCGATGCTTCTGAACACCGCCTTTGGTGTGGCAGGGGTGCGCAGTGACTGGGTCAATGTCGCCCGCACCCATGAATTGGGCAGCCTGCGCACCGCGCTGACCGTCATTCTGCCCGCCGCTGCCCCGACAATCCTGACAGGCATGCGCATTTCCATCGGGATTGCATGGCTGGTGATCGTCGCGGCTGAAATGCTCGTCGGGGGTACGGGCATCGGCTATTATGTCTGGAACGAGTGGAACAACCTCGACCTGACATCTGTCATCTTCTCAATCCTCATGATCGGCGTGGTGGGCATGTTGCTGGATGCGTTTTTCGCAACCCTGCAACGCGCTGTCACTTACGCTGAATGA